The candidate division KSB1 bacterium DNA segment AGTTTCTGCCGAGCGTGGGGATGGCATTGAGCAGCTGCGGCGGGGGATTTTCCGCATGCTCAACGTACTGCGCGTGTACTCCAAGCCGCCGGGCAAGGAGGCGGACCTTTCCCGTCCATTTGTGCTCAGGCGGCCGGCGACTCTCTTGCAGTTCGCCAACTTGGTGCATCACGACTTTGGCGAGAAATTGCGCTACGCGCGTGTATGGGGCGATGGCAAGTTTGATGGCCAGCGCGTCACCAAAGAGTACGAGCTCCAGGATGGCGACGTGGTGGAGCTACACATCTGAGACCAGCTGCCAGGAAGCTCCCGGTGCACTAAAACGCAGCCACTCACGTGACGTGAATGGAGGCGTTCAGGGATACAGGCAGCCCGCGTGAGGGCGCGGCGTCTGTGCCTCACTGCCTTGGCCAGGTAATGGGCGTCTTGCAATGCCGGCGTATGCCGATCTATGGTGAGCTTGCGGCGTTACGCCCCAGGGCGAGCGTTAGATTGACTGCGGTGGTCTGTCGGTGAGGGAGCGCAACGCCGCATCGAGCCGTCGAGCGCGTGGGAAATCACATGTCAAACAACTTGTGCAGGTTAGCATGCGCACTTGCCGTGGCCTGCGGAGTCTTTTTTCCGCGGGGCGATGGTCACGGCCAGACGGAAGCTCTGTTGGTACGCGCTGACTCTTTGCGCAGCCGCGGAGAATTGCGCGCTGCGCAACAGCTTTACGAAAAAGTTCTCAAGGCTGACAAGTCGTCGCTGGAGGCACGCGTCGGCCTGGGCAAGGTGGCGGTGGCCAAAGAGGACTGGGGTGAGGCCATCGATCATTTCGGCGCCGTCCTGGAGCGCGCACCCGACAACCTTGAGGCGCACTACTACCGCGGTATCTGTTATCGGGAAAGCGGCAAATTCAAGGCCCTACTCCTGCGAAAACTGGACTGGAACAAGGCCGAGAAGCACTTCAAAGAAGTGCTGGCCCGCGACTCTTTGTTCCAGGACGTGCTTTACCAGTACGCGGTACTGTGCCGGTACCGCGGGCGGTACATGGAGGCCATCCAGGCAGCTCATGACCAGCTGCGACTTCGTCCGGAACTGGTCGAGCCACAGGTAAAAATCTTTCGTCTCTACCGCTACCTTATCTCGCACACGGGCACGGACACGGCGCTTAGCTGGCTCGCGGAACAGCCCTGGGAGCATGCGCGCTACTGTCGGGCCGAGGCACTGCGCCGTGCCGGAAACCTCAGCGTAGCCGACTCGCTGTTACAGAGCCTTTTGTTAGAACCCCTCAACATGCCTCGACAGCCCATCTATTTGTCGCTGGCTCGCGTCTACTACGAGCGCGGCCAGACCACCCAAGGTGAACGCTTTTTCTGGCGTGCTGTGGAAGAGATCGCTGGCAAAGTGGAAGCCGATCTGGTCTTCGAGGACGTGAAGTACGTACTGAATGACCAGGAGCTTGTGCTCTATCGCTCTTTGGAGGCACCGGATTCGCTCAAGGCCTTCTTCCGCGTGGTGTGGACTGAGCGCAACCCCACTCCGGCGGCAGAGACCAATTGTCGCCTTGCGGAACACTACCGCAGACTCCTCTTCGCCGAGAAAAACTATGAGTACGACGGTTTTCGTACGCGCTTCAACAACCCAGACAAACTCAGCCGCCTGCAATTCTCAAAGATCAGTCAGCTGAACGAGGAGTTTAATGACAAGGGGCTGATTTACATCCGCCACGGGGAGCCGGATGAGAGGGCAGTGACCCTCGGTCAGGATGTGGAGGCCAATGAATCGTGGTTGTACTACCAGACGCCGTTCAACCCGCGCATGACGTTTCACTTCATGCTAGAAAACTCGCCCACAGCGTGGCGTTTGGCCCCATACATTGATAACCCGCGCATGCTTGAGGACCGCCTCACCTGGGGCGGGGAGTACGCGCGCCTGTTGCGGGCCGACCAGCTGGAGCGACTGAGCTTGGTGGAGCAGATGGCGCAGCAGAGTCAGAAAGCGGTTGCGGTTGCTCTCTCCACTGACCGTCACACGTGGGCCAAGGCTATTCAGCCCCTCGAGGTGCCGTTTCTGCTCGCCGCTTTCCGGGGGGAGCAAGGCGGGCCGCGCCTGGAGCTGTGCTTTGCAGTTCCCTTGCGCCAACTGGCCCAACGCGCCGCACAGGAGATGCGGCTGGTGCACATAGACCATGGCGTTGCGGTATTCGACCGCGCCTTGAGACCGGTGAGTCAGGAACGAAAGACCGTCGAGGTGGACCCACACCGCAGCACAGCGGCCTACCTGGAGCTCCTGCAGTTTCATCTTCCGGCTGGCACCTACAACATCGGTTTTCATGTGCAGGTGCGCGAATTGAACATGCTGGGCGGCTTCAAGCTGCAACGCACGGTGGAGGAGTTTTCAGAAGGCAGCCTGAACATGAGTGACCTGTTGTTGGCCAGTCGCATCTCGGCAGCAATGCGGCCTTCCAGTTTTGTCCGGCAGGACCTGGAGGTAATTCCGAACCCCACGCATACTTTTTCCCTGCAGCAGCCTGTCTACGTCTACTTTGAAATCTACGGCCTCACGCGTGACCAGAGTGGCCACACTGCCTACGTACTGGAATACCGCCTCGATCCGGTCAAGCAAGGCAAGAAGGGGGCGCGCAGCGGGTTTGGCCTTTTCGGCGGGGGAGAGAAACCTTCCCTGTCTATTCGTGCCCAACGAGAGGGAGACGGAGAATTTGCCGCCGAGCATGTGGCCATCGATGCGAGCAAGGTGCCAAAGGGACAGTACCGTCTCACGGTCAAGGTGAGCGACCGGCAGTCCGGCCAGACAAAGGAGCGCTCGGTTGATGTGAGGCTTCTCTGAGACTGGGGGAAAGCTCAAGCGAGTATCTGGACAGATGGGAGCGCAGCGCAGACAGAAGGTGGCAGCAAAACGGTTTGGCATGCTACGTGGAGCTGCAAAACCTGCACAAGCGAGGGACGAGGCAACCCGTCGGCTCATTGAACTCGCACGCGTGGAGGAGCTGGCGACACAGCTTGACAGCTGGACAGAGCTTTGGCATCGCGAACCTGCGGAGGAAGAGGAGGCGACCGTCGGTTTT contains these protein-coding regions:
- a CDS encoding GWxTD domain-containing protein encodes the protein MSNNLCRLACALAVACGVFFPRGDGHGQTEALLVRADSLRSRGELRAAQQLYEKVLKADKSSLEARVGLGKVAVAKEDWGEAIDHFGAVLERAPDNLEAHYYRGICYRESGKFKALLLRKLDWNKAEKHFKEVLARDSLFQDVLYQYAVLCRYRGRYMEAIQAAHDQLRLRPELVEPQVKIFRLYRYLISHTGTDTALSWLAEQPWEHARYCRAEALRRAGNLSVADSLLQSLLLEPLNMPRQPIYLSLARVYYERGQTTQGERFFWRAVEEIAGKVEADLVFEDVKYVLNDQELVLYRSLEAPDSLKAFFRVVWTERNPTPAAETNCRLAEHYRRLLFAEKNYEYDGFRTRFNNPDKLSRLQFSKISQLNEEFNDKGLIYIRHGEPDERAVTLGQDVEANESWLYYQTPFNPRMTFHFMLENSPTAWRLAPYIDNPRMLEDRLTWGGEYARLLRADQLERLSLVEQMAQQSQKAVAVALSTDRHTWAKAIQPLEVPFLLAAFRGEQGGPRLELCFAVPLRQLAQRAAQEMRLVHIDHGVAVFDRALRPVSQERKTVEVDPHRSTAAYLELLQFHLPAGTYNIGFHVQVRELNMLGGFKLQRTVEEFSEGSLNMSDLLLASRISAAMRPSSFVRQDLEVIPNPTHTFSLQQPVYVYFEIYGLTRDQSGHTAYVLEYRLDPVKQGKKGARSGFGLFGGGEKPSLSIRAQREGDGEFAAEHVAIDASKVPKGQYRLTVKVSDRQSGQTKERSVDVRLL